The following are from one region of the Carnobacterium gallinarum DSM 4847 genome:
- a CDS encoding Ig-like domain-containing protein — protein MNKLKLVGLGAILCCGLALSQTDAGAATISKNELQGNQMSTKVVNFKNRSLSANILEAIQKNRAGADFTSFHYYGIAGLSPTANYVNKDGYVTTKTTSIHINQTNDTYYELIDVNSGTILSTGRVVGQQIYFDTITLYTNGDYRILGNYNEIAQFDVYEAAENKIPVIKAEDKTIRLGDSFKPLEGVTATDEEDGNLTSSVEVESNNVNTDKAGVYSVTYTVTDSDGGIGTKTIKVTVLSKNTPPTIHAEDRTIYVGDTFDPREGVTIWDAEDGIIPIEKLFISLNEVDTTKIGTYKVIYMVLDSGGTLGMKQISVTVIEREVELPAPELNTVLNTDTTVEGKATKNTTLYLTIAGDKYQETVGDNGTFSLTLDQTYAAGSAIEAYVKDDAGHTSAVYTGTVQKNTFEKPVLDKLTDKDTLFTGSGRANTTLVFKIGNDKYESAINENGLFKATLDQTYPVDTAIEAYILDPATNEKSEISYAKVVAAEEISINRVTSIDKLITGTTFANATIEVKVFGYRDRIYEGASDENGKFNINFTRFYPAGTSMTVKVINPVTGHEFSKTVQVYPRKPSITAILSGDTKVEGLADPLGEIFVTVNNKVTQGIADSAGNYLVRVNEAIPQAASVSVYQVVKGIKSEPTEVIVEQ, from the coding sequence ATGAATAAATTAAAATTAGTTGGTTTAGGAGCGATCCTATGTTGTGGGTTAGCATTAAGCCAAACAGATGCCGGTGCGGCGACAATCAGTAAAAATGAATTACAAGGAAATCAAATGAGTACCAAAGTAGTCAATTTTAAGAATAGGAGTCTATCAGCGAATATTCTTGAGGCAATCCAAAAAAATCGTGCAGGAGCAGACTTTACTAGTTTTCATTACTATGGTATTGCAGGCTTATCTCCTACAGCCAATTATGTAAACAAGGATGGTTATGTAACTACAAAAACAACCTCAATCCATATCAATCAAACAAATGATACGTACTATGAATTAATAGATGTAAACTCTGGGACAATTCTTTCAACTGGAAGAGTTGTTGGGCAACAGATCTATTTTGATACTATTACCTTATATACAAATGGAGATTACCGTATATTAGGCAATTACAATGAAATTGCCCAATTCGATGTATATGAAGCCGCTGAAAATAAAATTCCAGTCATTAAAGCAGAGGATAAAACGATTCGTCTTGGTGATAGTTTTAAACCATTAGAGGGTGTAACTGCCACGGATGAAGAAGACGGAAACTTAACAAGTAGCGTTGAGGTGGAATCAAACAACGTGAATACTGATAAAGCAGGAGTTTATTCCGTTACTTATACAGTTACAGATAGTGATGGTGGTATTGGAACGAAGACCATCAAAGTAACAGTTCTATCTAAAAATACACCACCAACTATTCATGCAGAAGACCGTACGATTTATGTTGGCGATACATTTGATCCACGAGAGGGCGTAACAATTTGGGATGCCGAGGATGGCATTATCCCTATTGAAAAACTTTTTATCAGCCTTAATGAAGTCGATACGACAAAAATTGGAACCTATAAAGTTATTTATATGGTTCTGGACTCTGGTGGTACATTAGGCATGAAACAAATTAGTGTAACGGTTATTGAGCGTGAAGTAGAATTACCAGCCCCAGAATTGAATACAGTATTAAATACAGATACAACCGTTGAGGGAAAAGCTACTAAAAATACAACTCTTTATTTAACCATTGCTGGTGATAAATATCAAGAGACTGTTGGTGATAATGGTACATTTTCGTTAACTTTAGATCAAACGTATGCAGCTGGATCCGCTATTGAAGCTTATGTTAAAGATGATGCAGGTCATACAAGTGCTGTTTATACTGGAACTGTTCAAAAAAATACATTTGAAAAGCCTGTTTTAGATAAATTAACAGACAAAGATACACTTTTCACAGGTAGTGGACGTGCAAATACAACGTTAGTATTCAAAATTGGTAATGACAAGTATGAATCAGCTATTAATGAGAATGGTTTATTTAAAGCTACTTTAGACCAAACTTACCCAGTTGATACAGCAATTGAAGCGTATATCTTAGATCCTGCAACAAATGAAAAGAGTGAAATTAGTTACGCAAAAGTTGTTGCAGCAGAAGAAATCTCAATAAATAGAGTGACGTCAATTGATAAATTAATTACTGGAACAACTTTTGCTAATGCAACGATTGAAGTAAAGGTCTTCGGTTACCGTGACCGCATTTATGAGGGTGCCTCAGATGAGAATGGGAAATTTAACATTAATTTTACTAGATTTTATCCAGCTGGGACTAGTATGACAGTGAAGGTAATAAATCCTGTTACTGGACATGAATTTTCTAAAACAGTCCAAGTTTATCCAAGAAAACCATCAATCACTGCTATTTTAAGTGGCGATACAAAAGTAGAAGGTTTAGCAGATCCACTTGGAGAAATCTTTGTTACTGTAAACAACAAAGTAACTCAAGGTATTGCAGATAGTGCTGGAAACTATTTAGTGAGAGTGAATGAAGCGATTCCTCAAGCTGCTTCAGTTTCAGTTTATCAAGTCGTTAAAGGAATTAAAAGTGAACCAACAGAAGTAATTGTTGAACAATAA
- a CDS encoding immunoglobulin-like domain-containing protein, which translates to MNKLKLVGLGAILCCGLMLSQVNAEAAKNSEKNVKENILESMIVNQMKMKSAILNSLNVQGNLLETMQINREGAELTSFNYTGQTGLFPQGNFVNKKGYLTTDTTMIRIQGSDQLSYRLMNFASNQLIAIGEGTGSEISFNLLSLSTTSDYGIVSVDRNGVQKELIRFDVHPANDTPPIIHAEDKEIPFGSDFKALEGVTAEDIEDGDLTDSVQVVYDGVDTQLAGIYDVRYEVIDSEGNIGTKSIKVTVLEKNAAPVIQAEDRTIYVGDTFVALEGVTAEDAEDGNLTSKIEVVSNDVNTQKAGIYEVTYQVKDSADEIGTKTIKVTVLERNKVPVIKAEDRTIYVGDTFVALEGVTAEDAEDGNLTSKIEVVSNDVNTQKAGIYTVSYRVKDSAGEYGTKTIKVTVLARNTAPVIKAEDRMIRVGDTFDALEGVTAEDAEDGNLTSKIEVVSNNVDTQKMGIYEVTYEVKDSAGEVGTKTIKVTVLAKNTPPVIKAKDSTIYVGDTFDALEGVTAEDAEDGDLTSEIVVVLDQVDTSKVGEYQVLYSVTDTAGSIVRKSVTVNVIERATELPAPQLNPVFNTDTAVEGKATKNTTLYLTIAGDKYEESVNENGNFSVVLDQTYAAGSTIEAHIKDASGHTSASYIGTVQKHDIQKPVLDKLTDKDLSLSGSGRMNTTLMVTIGNDHYATGINENGLFKLVLDQTYPVGTAIEAYILDSTTGEKSEVTYAKVVASEDIFLNRVTSIDKGISGKTFANADIKVRVFNYRDRIYEGKSDENGNLTFVFTRAYPAGTSITVTVTNPITGNTFEKTIQIYPRKPTINTIVSGDKKVEGSADPLGQVVVTINNQVTEGIADSAGNYLVRVSEEIPQNASVLVYQVVDGIRSEATELIVTQ; encoded by the coding sequence GTGAATAAATTAAAATTAGTGGGATTAGGTGCAATTTTATGTTGCGGCTTAATGCTGAGTCAAGTGAATGCGGAAGCAGCTAAAAATAGCGAAAAAAATGTAAAAGAAAATATTCTTGAATCAATGATTGTGAACCAAATGAAGATGAAATCAGCTATTTTAAACAGCTTGAATGTACAAGGAAATTTACTTGAAACAATGCAAATAAATCGTGAGGGTGCAGAGCTTACTAGTTTTAACTATACTGGTCAAACAGGACTATTTCCTCAAGGCAATTTTGTGAATAAAAAAGGCTATTTAACAACAGATACAACGATGATTCGTATACAGGGATCAGATCAACTATCTTATCGATTAATGAATTTTGCATCGAATCAATTAATTGCAATTGGAGAAGGAACGGGCTCAGAAATTTCGTTTAATTTATTGAGCTTATCAACTACATCTGATTATGGGATTGTTAGTGTCGATAGAAACGGTGTTCAAAAAGAATTAATTCGATTTGATGTACACCCAGCTAACGATACCCCTCCAATTATTCATGCAGAAGACAAAGAAATTCCATTTGGTAGTGATTTTAAAGCTCTAGAAGGTGTCACCGCTGAAGATATTGAAGATGGTGATTTAACTGATTCAGTCCAAGTTGTTTATGATGGGGTTGATACTCAATTAGCAGGTATCTATGATGTGAGATACGAAGTAATAGATAGTGAAGGAAATATTGGAACGAAATCAATTAAAGTTACAGTTCTAGAGAAGAATGCAGCACCAGTAATCCAAGCAGAAGATCGCACAATTTATGTTGGCGATACATTTGTAGCGTTAGAAGGCGTAACCGCTGAAGATGCCGAAGACGGAAACCTAACAAGTAAAATCGAAGTGGTTTCAAATGATGTAAACACTCAAAAAGCAGGCATTTATGAAGTGACGTACCAAGTAAAAGATAGTGCTGATGAAATTGGAACAAAAACGATTAAAGTAACAGTTTTAGAAAGAAACAAAGTACCAGTGATTAAAGCTGAGGATCGTACAATTTATGTTGGCGATACATTTGTAGCGTTAGAAGGCGTAACCGCTGAGGATGCCGAAGATGGAAACTTAACAAGTAAAATCGAAGTAGTTTCAAATGATGTAAACACTCAAAAAGCAGGCATTTATACGGTGAGTTATCGAGTAAAAGATAGTGCGGGTGAATATGGAACGAAAACGATTAAAGTTACGGTTTTAGCAAGAAATACAGCCCCAGTCATTAAAGCCGAAGATCGCATGATTCGTGTTGGTGATACGTTTGATGCCTTAGAAGGCGTAACTGCTGAAGATGCTGAAGACGGAAACTTAACAAGTAAAATTGAAGTAGTTTCAAATAATGTAGATACTCAAAAAATGGGTATTTATGAAGTGACGTATGAAGTAAAAGATAGTGCTGGTGAAGTTGGAACGAAAACAATTAAAGTTACGGTTTTAGCAAAAAATACACCACCAGTAATTAAAGCTAAAGACAGTACAATTTATGTTGGTGACACATTTGATGCGTTAGAGGGTGTCACAGCTGAGGATGCTGAGGATGGTGACCTAACTTCTGAGATTGTTGTAGTACTTGACCAAGTGGATACATCAAAAGTTGGTGAATACCAAGTCTTGTATTCTGTTACAGATACAGCTGGATCAATTGTTAGAAAAAGTGTGACAGTTAACGTTATTGAACGTGCAACTGAATTACCAGCACCGCAATTAAATCCAGTTTTCAATACAGATACAGCAGTTGAAGGAAAAGCAACTAAAAATACAACTCTTTATCTAACGATTGCTGGCGATAAATACGAAGAATCAGTTAATGAAAATGGTAATTTTTCAGTTGTATTAGATCAAACATATGCAGCTGGATCAACTATTGAAGCTCATATTAAAGATGCTTCAGGTCACACCAGTGCTTCTTATATTGGAACAGTGCAAAAACATGATATCCAAAAACCGGTTTTAGATAAATTAACAGATAAAGATCTTAGTTTATCAGGTAGTGGGCGTATGAATACAACCTTAATGGTAACCATTGGGAATGATCATTATGCAACAGGTATTAATGAAAATGGCTTGTTTAAATTAGTCTTAGATCAAACGTATCCAGTTGGAACAGCAATTGAAGCTTATATCTTAGACTCTACAACTGGTGAAAAAAGTGAAGTCACTTATGCAAAAGTTGTCGCTTCAGAGGATATTTTCTTAAATAGAGTAACGTCAATTGATAAAGGAATCTCTGGAAAAACATTTGCTAATGCAGATATCAAAGTTAGAGTTTTCAATTATCGTGACAGAATATATGAAGGAAAATCAGATGAAAATGGAAACTTAACTTTTGTATTTACAAGAGCTTATCCAGCCGGTACAAGTATCACTGTAACAGTTACAAATCCAATTACAGGGAATACTTTTGAGAAAACAATTCAAATTTATCCTAGAAAGCCAACAATTAATACGATTGTAAGTGGCGATAAAAAAGTGGAAGGCTCTGCAGATCCGCTTGGACAGGTAGTTGTTACTATAAATAATCAAGTTACTGAAGGCATTGCTGATAGTGCTGGAAATTATTTAGTGAGAGTGAGTGAAGAAATTCCTCAAAATGCCTCAGTTTTAGTCTATCAAGTTGTTGATGGAATCAGAAGCGAAGCAACAGAACTAATAGTTACACAATAA